One part of the Prunus persica cultivar Lovell chromosome G5, Prunus_persica_NCBIv2, whole genome shotgun sequence genome encodes these proteins:
- the LOC18777681 gene encoding E3 ubiquitin-protein ligase AIP2 has translation MADEYWDVLGDPYYATRILEISELPETAVKSQLWLDIYATVTQIVLPSNLEDDEDLEDHYKVMMLEDDHMGQPTESFDYHDKLEIDLLTEDRSKSSILATISKELSKSIHVSSQDLRCVAATIVHDASRSLVGRVCTSGSRGLRVHMEACIKIDAIVEDVAADDEVQPAFVPASKSAIEKLERVRVETAGVCCSVCIAEIAVGSEGRGLPCSHIYHEACIVEWLEKSHFCPLCRFSLPA, from the coding sequence ATGGCCGATGAGTATTGGGATGTTTTGGGTGATCCTTATTACGCCACACGGATTCTCGAAATCTCCGAATTACCTGAAACCGCCGTGAAATCTCAATTGTGGCTAGACATCTACGCCACTGTCACACAAATTGTGTTGCCTTCGAATTTAGAGGACGATGAGGATTTGGAAGACCACTACAAAGTAATGATGTTAGAAGATGATCACATGGGCCAACCCACCGAGAGCTTCGATTACCACGACAAACTCGAGATTGACCTACTAACGGAGGACAGGTCCAAGTCATCGATTTTGGCTACCATATCCAAGGAGCTATCCAAGTCTATCCACGTCTCGTCCCAGGACCTTCGGTGCGTCGCTGCTACTATAGTCCATGACGCCTCACGGAGTCTTGTTGGGAGAGTGTGTACCAGCGGCAGCCGGGGGTTACGTGTGCATATGGAGGCGTGCATAAAGATTGATGCGATCGTTGAGGACGTGGCGGCGGATGATGAAGTGCAGCCCGCGTTTGTACCGGCGAGTAAATCTGCTATTGAGAAGCTGGAGAGGGTGAGAGTGGAAACGGCTGGGGTTTGTTGTTCGGTTTGTATAGCTGAGATTGCGGTGGGTTCGGAAGGTCGTGGTCTGCCATGTTCGCATATTTACCACGAGGCTTGCATCGTGGAGTGGTTGGAGAAAAGCCACTTCTGCCCTCTGTGTCGCTTCTCCTTGCCTGCCTAG